A single region of the Pelorhabdus rhamnosifermentans genome encodes:
- a CDS encoding aldo/keto reductase, with protein MLKRRLGRTDLSVTAISFGGLPLQRCTMEEASSVLDAVLQKGINFIDTARAYTDSEEKIGRYLANRRSEFYLATKSMARDKVSMAKDIDLSLATLKMDYIDLYQIHNIKTREDLDAVLAPDGALEALIEAKAQHKIGHIGVTGHSVPLLIEAIQTGHFSTVQVPFNFIEQDPLKELFPLAKKLDLGIIVMKPLGGGQITHTDLALKWILSHDITAAIPGMDSVEQVQENFAALTDYQPLTPVEVALLSKEAKEIGPNFCRRCGYCMPCTVNIDIPQTFIFHLQYTRYGLKEAIPERYANLPAKASECIECGICETRCPYDLPIRERLKQVAADLEK; from the coding sequence TTGTTAAAAAGAAGACTTGGTCGAACGGATTTATCTGTTACTGCCATTAGTTTTGGCGGATTGCCATTGCAGCGCTGTACCATGGAAGAAGCCAGTTCTGTATTAGATGCTGTGCTTCAGAAGGGAATTAATTTTATCGATACAGCCAGAGCTTATACGGATAGCGAAGAAAAAATTGGTCGGTACTTAGCAAATAGACGATCAGAATTTTATTTGGCAACGAAAAGTATGGCTCGCGATAAGGTTAGCATGGCGAAAGACATTGATTTAAGTTTGGCTACACTTAAGATGGATTATATTGATTTGTATCAAATACATAATATTAAGACGCGCGAGGACCTTGATGCTGTACTCGCACCAGACGGAGCACTGGAAGCGCTCATTGAAGCTAAGGCACAACACAAGATTGGTCACATCGGTGTAACAGGACATAGTGTTCCACTGCTTATAGAAGCCATTCAGACGGGGCATTTTAGTACGGTGCAGGTGCCGTTTAACTTTATTGAACAAGATCCTTTAAAGGAACTGTTTCCCTTAGCTAAAAAGCTAGATTTGGGTATCATTGTTATGAAGCCACTCGGTGGTGGGCAAATTACACATACCGATCTGGCACTCAAGTGGATTTTATCGCATGACATTACGGCTGCCATTCCTGGTATGGATTCAGTAGAGCAAGTTCAGGAAAATTTTGCGGCCTTAACTGATTATCAGCCACTTACGCCAGTGGAAGTGGCTTTGTTATCCAAAGAAGCGAAAGAGATTGGTCCGAATTTTTGTCGGCGCTGTGGCTACTGTATGCCGTGTACTGTGAACATTGATATTCCTCAGACATTTATTTTTCATTTGCAATATACACGCTATGGCTTGAAGGAGGCTATACCAGAGCGTTATGCCAATTTGCCTGCTAAGGCTTCCGAATGTATTGAATGTGGTATTTGTGAGACGCGTTGCCCTTATGATTTACCTATTCGTGAGCGATTGAAACAAGTTGCAGCTGATTTGGAAAAGTAG
- the thiD gene encoding bifunctional hydroxymethylpyrimidine kinase/phosphomethylpyrimidine kinase, which translates to MKNLLTIAGSDSGGGAGIQADLKTFSAHGVFGMSVITAVTAQNTQGVFAVQEITPDMIAAQIDAIFNDIEVAAVKIGMVSNAETIKVIADKLRHYGARNIVVDPVMVSKSGYHLLRPEAEQALSQFLLPLADLVTPNIPEAEVLTGRKIAGLLDMEQAAKALFAQGPKQVLVKGGHLVDDATDIFYDGMEFVRLVSQRIATKNTHGTGCTLSSAIAANLALEFSASQAVQMAKDYVTVAIEHSLSIGKGVGPTHHFYDLYQKAGLIK; encoded by the coding sequence ATGAAAAATCTACTTACAATTGCTGGATCTGATTCCGGTGGCGGTGCAGGAATTCAGGCCGATTTAAAAACTTTTTCAGCGCATGGTGTATTTGGCATGAGTGTTATTACAGCTGTAACAGCACAAAATACACAAGGCGTTTTTGCTGTTCAAGAGATTACACCGGACATGATCGCTGCACAAATCGATGCTATATTTAATGATATTGAGGTAGCTGCTGTTAAGATTGGCATGGTATCAAATGCTGAGACCATTAAAGTGATTGCAGACAAACTACGTCATTATGGTGCACGCAATATTGTTGTTGATCCTGTGATGGTTTCTAAAAGTGGCTATCATTTGCTGAGACCTGAGGCTGAACAGGCTCTTTCTCAATTTTTACTGCCACTAGCTGATTTGGTGACACCCAATATTCCTGAAGCTGAGGTATTAACAGGCCGGAAAATTGCAGGACTTTTAGATATGGAGCAGGCTGCCAAAGCTCTTTTTGCTCAAGGGCCGAAGCAGGTACTTGTCAAAGGCGGCCATCTTGTCGATGATGCCACAGATATTTTTTATGATGGAATGGAGTTTGTGCGGCTTGTTTCTCAACGTATTGCTACAAAAAATACGCATGGTACAGGCTGTACCTTGTCTTCTGCTATTGCTGCTAATTTGGCTCTGGAATTTTCTGCAAGCCAAGCTGTTCAGATGGCAAAAGACTATGTAACCGTTGCCATCGAACATTCCTTAAGTATTGGCAAGGGAGTAGGGCCAACACATCACTTTTATGATCTTTATCAGAAAGCTGGTTTAATAAAATGA
- the cytX gene encoding putative hydroxymethylpyrimidine transporter CytX — MNIGNANNLTLPHFTFLWFGAAVSVAEIITGGLIAPLGFVKGVLAILLGHLVGTTLLALSGMIGTESRMPAIMSTRISFGLYGSYLFSLLNVLQLIGWTAVMIVSGARSVNQITSTLYQFDHLALWMGILGAIIFVWILFGKEGWKKLNMIAVFLLFLLTVILSYVIFRQPGLLSGVGSGTLSFGEAVELSVIMPLSWLPLIADYTRYARSKSDGAIGSWLGYFVGSSWMYITGLGAAIVAGNVDPAAMMIAAQLGVFALGIIVLATVTTTFMDAYSAGVTFLNIFPSFDEKFAAVIMTIVGTVTAIFIDMEQYESFLYAVGSVFSPLFAILLMDYFVLGETQLHSKLLLNWEAFIVWGVGVWLYYQFVMLDLVMGATIPVLFVTAIFHLVAKRLLNSWSGIKKYRNI, encoded by the coding sequence ATGAATATAGGCAACGCGAATAATCTTACTTTGCCGCATTTCACATTTTTATGGTTTGGCGCGGCTGTTTCAGTCGCTGAAATTATTACGGGTGGTTTAATTGCTCCACTCGGTTTTGTCAAGGGAGTTCTGGCCATTCTTTTAGGTCATCTTGTTGGCACTACTCTTTTAGCACTCAGCGGCATGATAGGAACGGAGAGTCGGATGCCAGCTATTATGTCTACGCGTATTTCTTTCGGATTGTATGGTTCTTATCTGTTTTCATTGCTCAATGTGTTGCAATTGATTGGTTGGACAGCTGTCATGATTGTATCAGGGGCGCGTTCAGTCAATCAGATTACAAGCACTCTCTATCAATTTGATCACCTTGCCTTATGGATGGGCATTTTAGGGGCTATTATTTTTGTTTGGATTTTATTCGGTAAAGAAGGCTGGAAAAAGCTGAATATGATTGCTGTTTTTCTCCTTTTTTTGCTTACTGTTATTTTAAGTTATGTTATTTTTCGGCAACCGGGGTTGTTGTCTGGTGTAGGCAGTGGGACTTTGTCTTTTGGTGAAGCCGTGGAGCTTAGTGTTATCATGCCACTTTCTTGGCTGCCTTTAATTGCCGATTATACGCGGTATGCTCGTAGTAAAAGCGATGGGGCTATTGGAAGTTGGCTAGGGTATTTTGTTGGCAGCAGTTGGATGTATATTACAGGCTTAGGAGCGGCTATTGTTGCCGGAAATGTCGATCCTGCTGCTATGATGATCGCAGCGCAGCTTGGAGTGTTTGCCTTGGGGATTATTGTTCTTGCAACAGTGACGACAACTTTTATGGATGCCTATTCGGCTGGTGTAACCTTTTTGAATATTTTTCCTAGCTTTGATGAAAAATTTGCCGCTGTTATTATGACAATTGTTGGGACGGTTACAGCCATTTTTATTGATATGGAACAATATGAAAGTTTCTTGTATGCCGTCGGCTCGGTTTTTTCACCTTTATTTGCTATTTTACTGATGGATTATTTTGTTTTAGGTGAAACGCAACTTCATTCAAAGCTGTTGCTTAACTGGGAGGCTTTTATTGTATGGGGAGTCGGTGTTTGGCTCTATTATCAATTTGTTATGTTAGACCTTGTTATGGGAGCGACGATTCCCGTACTTTTTGTAACAGCTATTTTCCATTTGGTAGCAAAACGGCTATTAAATTCTTGGTCAGGTATAAAAAAATACCGAAATATTTAA
- a CDS encoding AEC family transporter codes for MSFSIFLQAVESLISIIIMVSLGYLLTKKGWFNQENASLLPKLVNYVALPTYMIWNLLSTFDKETFLPMFAGVIVPIASMLLSFIIAYVVSQVLNIGPQRKGTFRSLFFCSSSVFVGVPVNLALFGESSLPYVLVYFLANAFLFWTIGNYSISLDGRTAPAKLISVATIKRVFSPPFIGFTAAVLFILLDIHLPKFAMNTSKYLGGMTTPLSMLFIGISMFGVKLRNIKVSKDMIALLAGRFIISPLAVVLVTAFIPIPELMKKVFVIQAALPAMSQATVLAKVYEADTEYTALLVTVTTLCAVIAIPIYMAMI; via the coding sequence TTGTCATTTTCAATTTTTTTACAAGCTGTTGAAAGTTTAATTAGTATTATCATTATGGTTTCACTCGGTTATTTATTGACTAAAAAAGGTTGGTTCAACCAAGAAAATGCCAGTCTATTACCAAAATTAGTAAACTATGTTGCTTTGCCCACGTATATGATTTGGAACTTACTCAGCACTTTTGACAAAGAAACTTTTCTACCCATGTTTGCCGGAGTCATTGTGCCTATTGCATCCATGCTGCTTAGCTTTATTATTGCTTATGTCGTTTCGCAGGTTCTAAACATAGGACCTCAGCGAAAGGGTACTTTTCGCTCGCTATTTTTTTGTTCAAGTTCAGTTTTCGTCGGTGTTCCCGTCAACTTGGCTTTATTCGGAGAAAGCAGTCTTCCTTATGTCCTCGTGTATTTTCTGGCCAATGCCTTTCTGTTTTGGACAATTGGCAATTATTCTATCAGTCTAGATGGGAGAACGGCTCCTGCCAAACTCATCAGCGTGGCAACCATCAAAAGGGTCTTCTCACCACCCTTTATTGGCTTTACAGCAGCCGTATTATTCATTCTTCTTGACATTCATCTGCCCAAATTTGCCATGAATACGTCCAAATATCTTGGGGGCATGACAACGCCTTTATCCATGCTTTTCATTGGAATATCCATGTTCGGTGTCAAATTACGCAATATCAAAGTAAGCAAAGACATGATCGCCCTACTAGCAGGCAGGTTTATCATCTCACCGCTGGCTGTTGTACTTGTTACAGCCTTTATTCCGATTCCAGAACTCATGAAAAAAGTTTTTGTTATTCAAGCTGCCTTACCAGCCATGAGCCAAGCCACAGTGCTTGCTAAGGTATATGAAGCAGACACAGAATATACTGCCCTGCTCGTCACAGTTACAACGCTTTGTGCAGTAATCGCAATTCCCATTTATATGGCCATGATATAG
- a CDS encoding LysR family transcriptional regulator — translation MDIKQLKYFRMIAEEENITAAAKRLFMAQPSLSQQLKLLENELGVQLVERGSRRIRLTESGRLLHERAGQILDLLQTTATEVRELHEGYQGTLAIGTIASSGVTLLPGLIRDFHENHPYIKFDLREGDTHAILELLNNGIIEVGIVRSIFDLACYHWINLPPEPMIVAMSGKWNVWRKKIPISLHELADKPLLVLRSNESLLRKCCQDLAFEPLILCMGDDVRSLLVLANEGIGLALVPKSALGLVPCHQLKYREIIDSPLVIKKVVVWMKQRYLSTATKHFLSTLLSDDMQLT, via the coding sequence GTGGATATAAAACAGCTTAAGTATTTTCGCATGATTGCGGAAGAGGAAAATATTACAGCAGCAGCAAAACGTCTGTTTATGGCTCAGCCGTCATTGAGTCAGCAGCTCAAGTTGCTTGAAAACGAATTAGGTGTGCAGTTAGTTGAACGAGGCAGTCGAAGGATTCGGTTAACTGAATCCGGTCGGTTGTTGCATGAACGTGCAGGTCAAATACTCGATTTACTCCAGACAACTGCGACGGAAGTAAGGGAATTGCATGAAGGTTATCAAGGTACTCTGGCAATCGGAACGATAGCTTCTTCTGGTGTGACGCTATTACCCGGCCTTATTCGTGATTTTCACGAAAATCATCCTTACATTAAGTTTGACTTGCGGGAAGGGGATACACATGCCATTTTAGAGCTTTTGAATAACGGTATCATTGAAGTGGGCATTGTACGATCTATTTTTGACTTAGCTTGTTATCATTGGATCAATCTGCCGCCTGAACCTATGATTGTTGCGATGTCTGGGAAATGGAACGTTTGGCGGAAAAAAATTCCGATATCACTCCATGAATTGGCAGACAAGCCATTATTGGTACTTCGCAGCAATGAATCTCTACTTAGAAAATGTTGCCAAGACTTAGCGTTCGAACCACTAATTCTTTGTATGGGTGATGATGTTCGCTCTTTATTAGTTCTTGCGAACGAAGGAATCGGCTTAGCTCTTGTTCCGAAGTCTGCTCTTGGTTTAGTTCCCTGCCATCAGTTAAAATACAGAGAAATTATTGATTCTCCACTGGTGATAAAAAAAGTCGTTGTTTGGATGAAGCAGAGGTACTTGTCCACTGCAACCAAGCATTTTTTAAGTACCCTTCTTTCCGATGATATGCAATTGACATAA